From the Purpureocillium takamizusanense chromosome 6, complete sequence genome, one window contains:
- the PKR1 gene encoding SMK killer toxin resistance protein (EggNog:ENOG503P586~COG:S~TransMembrane:2 (i21-44o50-72i)): MASSFVTDLWESIFTPGPTPPLLRAANASFAALQLVLAAMLYATGSLHCVVLSVLCAGLWWAVNWFAAELAVVQREQKRRQDDEGEKKEKKKDGDKDKRWRGGGGGSNDDRTDRKRDAGAGGVDDSSDTEVETGRARTRGGTKAAASAAAASPRRDQQTSAELRQRVPAPVAGGVSPSGTQSSASTEDEWEKVSGSEREGKSQDE; the protein is encoded by the coding sequence ATGGCGTCCTCCTTCGTTACCGACCTGTGGGAGTCCATCTTCACCCCAGGCCCCacgccgcccctcctccgcgccgcaaacgcctccttcgccgcgctgcagctcgtcctcgccgccatgctctACGCCACCGGCAGCCTGCACTGCGTCGTCCTGTCCGTCCTCTGCGCGGGCCTCTGGTGGGCCGTCAACTGGTTcgccgcggagctggccgtcgtgcagcgcgagcagaagcgccgccaggacgacgagggggagaaaaaggagaagaagaaggacggcgacaaggatAAGaggtggcgcggcggcggcggcggcagcaacgacgacaggACGGACAGGAAGagggacgccggcgccggcggcgtggacgatAGCAGCGACACAGAGGTCGAGACGGGGAGGGCGCGCACGAGGGGCGGCACCAAGGCTGCCgccagtgccgccgccgcaagcccCAGGAGGGATCAGCAGACGAGCGCGGAGCTCAGGCAGAGGGTCCCGGCCcccgtggcgggcggcgtgtcgCCCTCGGGGACGCAGTCGAGCGCGAGCACCGAGGATGAGTGGGAGAAGGTGTCTGGgagcgagcgcgagggcaaGAGCCAGGATGAATAA
- a CDS encoding uncharacterized protein (COG:T~EggNog:ENOG503NYR2), translating to MDPDPDVDLLTHDAVHAAVVAADAAGGVTPSFDTHSRTHHASPHHHHHLLHTFNHRHFNLEHQDYPQGHRHDLGVAYYDDEPNEFHHDTDRLSPDHFYRSHSPDSDPDAIPMASSTVVRPSLRSNGDGTTPRHPTLAANRTLPRSNNVRAVSSPVDSRQPGSSAWATPKGKPSVKDLKKKFDQNGGVSSIPRAPLRPGATPPHHAPTGKANAVATAYSELRTGASARVSSTQGRNEHAAARGQRSRFVAEDAVSSNSQSFASRIGKPRSLANGKMPASKSMTQLSHEDPHRQPQLLQQPPQPPSPPANARSHGLLFGEILPDEPDTAALGFGIDRVRPQRTPDSRCSAAAHNRSFSDPELEPPSPSTWYRQNATEQNVIDAPRVPPAGHSRSQSDAAASHSDAPTLNLRQPLAQSITVPAGLGQPSTTSKLPVSIRKPNSPSPSSPTSTRSSSPTAVKRSHVAARTSRAKTPTQRATGRRPPPPSLGVPNSSRLQAYIAAPPPALSPPLRSSRPRQTVSAATGSGSREKEAGGAKARDRFNPNGTAKGGGETARRRKISIGPIDFEQRREHIRLAYSKSIRESQAHEARREAAERRQKDMESAAKAKPKAEGDARRAEPSGSSRPHSISELHESPQDGVPDHGPEIGSATTPPAKQTAETSAHAPIPPLVVSTAESLESAPAEPATPDIDSPTLGVPGSFPSLSPPQRTEKRPLSILSATSETTEFDGEPQTTPPTQAQSPLEVSAAALEPEPSLPKARAEYHSPFEDDADFHDTPVAPEPTVSASDNVSDIVEANEHIVPGAFTDEAENTNLTLHTLASHGTTVTVVPATDEAEAVDPVADTVPFPRMDVQDDSDCQSESDGARGVYSAPPDDDAATDACTEETDEHDRVALLRPDFGYVDQLSSHRTSTCASSDADVGQFDDDMSSNEINSSNLTVPQSSTQHDRLSRQSAWTDYSVGSTDPSDVARSTMHSQEESPVFGHVTIFESMTTARESLSSYRANQYVSDTRDAADSTRSSLHFGNHQLPELDTGGGFSIPYLSTTPDPALTYLPSPSHEPPAVPSSALGSALNSRTSSVFYDQSQFSSTLINSERGSDEYLAQTETPQSMEPAEQLFGSRTTVESDVKSSLQEPDEPSGKERHRLVQRRNVIKELVDTEAVFVRDMNIVEEIYKGTAEACPKLDSKTVKLIFRNSDEIIDFHTAFLAQLKDAVAPVYMPKGGRTPTLREDSSILSDNSQRNSTDPSDVKDRATLLGSAFQTNLEKMKAAHEGFLRNSDQAAKRLIQIQQDATVKVWLNECNEVAKDLTAAWDLDSLLIKPMQRITKYPNLIITLLQHTPQDHPDRESLMAAKDALETAIIEINKTKKNFELVGQIVGRKRKESDVRAGFARAFGKKVDKLQAPNSRVPEDVEYAKLNERFGDDYLRLQVVLRDVEFYTRQVSAYVHEFLQYMSSIELVMRLQPGSYPELESKWVQFNISVRDLEKVALEDHLAQVRKHVIEPFEHVIKAYGNPSLAMKKRQKRRLDYERSELLKRAGKSVDPKLKELVEQYEALNDTLKKELPMLSSLTERVGNICLGNFVNIQASWYGTWRDKMKTVLSDSPEMPELDEVVATFQRDFPYAHEQVTSISILNPAKWGIWARNSQSTTTSLDDSTLRSRSRPSDVETRDGEVSTISDTAPSLPSTDFGRRRSGSLTGSTGLGNGSMPNPHQYYYRDYYSGLQSQQGSFASPKSPELAGSSRSAGGTGATSTRPSTGRSFDSAGVQRQSLESSQAPRRDSTTTYNSSHQPQESRRFSNLFHSALPLPDGAEESQRSSRASSRERRRASDGYNILWLAASLFEFNIATTKHEAGYPYLTYQAGEIFDVIAEKGELWLAKNQDDPMDQVGWIWSKHFAKLADS from the exons ATGGATCCGGACCCGGATGTTGACCTCTTGacccacgacgccgtccacgccgctgtcgtcgctgcggATGCTGCAGGCGGTGTTACTCCATCGTTTGACACCCATAGTCGCACTCACCACGCCtcccctcaccaccaccaccacctcctccataCTTTCAATCACCGCCACTTCAACCTCGAACATCAAGACTACCCCCAGGGTCATCGCCACGACCTTGGCGTCGCCtactacgacgacgaaccgAACGAGTTCCACCATGACACCGACCGTCTGAGCCCCGACCACTTTTACAGGAGTCATTCCCCAGACAGCGATCCTGACGCCATCCCCATGGCCTCATCTACCGTTGTCCGCCCTTCGCTGCGCTcaaacggcgacggcaccaccCCTCGTCATCcaaccctcgccgccaaccgcACGCTTCCTCGATCAAACAACGTCCGCGCTGTCTCGAGTCCCGTCGACTCTCGCCAACCAGGTTCGAGCGCCTGGGCGACACCAAAGGGCAAGCCCAGCGTCAAAGATCTGAAGAAGAAGTTTGACCAAAACGGCGGCGTGTCATCCATACCGCGAGCGCCACTGCGTCCGGGGGCAACACCGCCACACCATGCGCCGACTGGCAAGGCCAACGCCGTTGCGACCGCGTATTCGGAGCTGCGGACTGGGGCGAGTGCAAGAGTGTCGTCTACGCAAGGCCGTAACGagcatgcagcagcgcggggTCAACGGTCGCGgttcgtcgccgaggatgccgtctCGAGCAATTCACAATCTTTCGCTAGCCGTATCGGCAAGCCTCGAAGCTTAGCCAACGGCAAGATGCCCGCTTCCAAATCCATGACACAACTGTCTCATGAAGACCCGCACCGACAACCTCaactgctgcagcagccaccacaGCCACCGTCTCCGCCCGCGAACGCGCGGTCACACGGCCTTCTCTTCGGCGAGATTCTCCCCGACGAGCCAGATACAGCTGCTCTCGGCTTCGGAATTGATCGAGTACGGCCACAGCGGACCCCAGATTCGAGATGCTCGGCCGCAGCTCATAACCGCAGCTTCTCGGATCCCGAACTCGAGCCGCCCTCCCCGAGTACCTGGTATCGTCAAAACGCGACGGAACAAAACGTCATAGACGCGCCAAGAGTCCCTCCAGCCGGCCACAGCCGTTCGCAAAGCGATGCGGCTGCCTCTCACTCCGATGCTCCAACTCTCAACCTCCGGCAGCCGCTCGCCCAGTCTATCACCGTGCCCGCTGGTCTGGGTCAACCCAGCACCACCTCCAAATTGCCCGTCTCGATTCGGAAGCCAAACAGCCCTTCCCCTTCCAGCCCTACTTCGACTCGTTCTAGCTCCCCCACCGCAGTGAAGCGCTCACATGTCGCTGCAAGGACCTCTCGCGCCAAGACACCGACGCAACGTGCCACGGGTCGAAGGCCACCTCCACCAAGCCTCGGTGTTCCTAACAGCTCACGACTTCAGGCATATATAGCAGCCCCCCCGCCAGCACTGTCTCCACCGCTGCGGAGCTCGCGGCCCCGGCAAACCGTCTCTGCGGCCACGGGTTCGGGCTCCCGGGAGAAGGAAGCGGGCGGGGCTAAGGCTCGGGACCGCTTCAATCCTAATGGAACGGCAAAAGGCGGTGGCGAGACGGCTAGGCGCCGTAAGATCTCGATCGGGCCTATAGACTttgagcagcggcgggaaCACATCAGACTTGCTTATAGCAAGTCGATTCGTGAGAGCCAAGCACACGAGGCGAGAAGAGAAGCTGCCGAACGGAGGCAAAAAGATATGGAGAGTGCGGCAAAAGCCAAACCCAAGGCTGAAGGGGATGCTCGAAGGGCAGAGCCATCAGGCAGCTCGAGACCTCACAGCATTTCCGAACTACACGAGAGCCCACAGGACGGAGTCCCAGATCACGGCCCCGAGATTGGGTCGGCAACAACACCGCCTGCGAAGCAGACTGCGGAGACGTCTGCCCACGCCCCTATCCCACCCCTGGTCGTATCCACGGCCGAATCCCTGGAGTCGGCTCCCGCTGAGCCTGCAACTCCCGACATCGATTCGCCTACACTGGGGGTCCCTGGTAGCTTCCCCTCACTCAGCCCTCCTCAGCGCACAGAGAAACGACCACTTTCCATTCTATCGGCAACATCAGAGACAACCGAGTTCGATGGGGAGCCTCAGACTACTCCACCAACCCAAGCGCAGTCTCCACTCGAGGTTTCTGCCGCGGCTTTGGAACCAGAGCCCTCCCTCCCTAAGGCCCGTGCGGAATACCATTCTCCCTTCGAAGATGACGCGGACTTCCACGACACACCCGTTGCCCCAGAGCCGACCGTTTCAGCCAGTGACAATGTGTCTGATATTGTGGAGGCCAACGAGCACATCGTCCCTGGTGCGTTTACGGACGAGGCTGAGAATACCAATTTGACACTTCACACGCTAGCCTCTCATGGCACGACGGTCACAGTGGTACCAGCAACTGATGAAGCAGAGGCAGTCGACCCCGTGGCCGATACTGTGCCCTTTCCCCGGATGGACGTGCAGGATGATTCGGACTGTCAGTCCGAATCGGATGGAGCTCGTGGAGTCTACAGCGCTCCGCCtgatgacgacgcggcgacggatGCTTGCACCGAGGAAACCGACGAACATGACAGGGTCGCATTGCTTCGCCCGGACTTTGGGTATGTGGATCAGCTCTCGTCGCATCGCACGTCCACATGTGCCTCGTCGGACGCAGACGTCGGCCAGTTCGACGACGATATGTCGTCAAATGAGATCAACTCGTCCAACCTGACGGTACCTCAATCGAGCACGCAACACGACAGGCTGAGCCGGCAGTCTGCGTGGACAGACTACTCCGTTGGCAGCACGGACCCTTCAGATGTCGCAAGATCCACGATGCACAGCCAGGAAGAGTCTCCTGTTTTTGGTCACGTCACCATCTTCGAGTCCATGACGACTGCGCGCGAGAGCCTCTCATCCTATCGCGCCAACCAGTACGTGTCGGACACGCGGGATGCCGCTGACTCAACGAGGTCTTCGTTGCATTTCGGTAATCACCAGCTTCCAGAGCTGGACACCGGAGGGGGATTCTCTATCCCTTACCTGTCTACTACGCCTGACCCAGCGTTGACATATCTTCCATCGCCAAGCCATGAGCCCCCGGCAGTACCGAGCTCGGCGCTTGGCTCGGCGCTCAATTCGAGAACGTCGAGTGTATTCTACGATCAGTCGCAGTTCAGCAGCACACTGATCAACTCTGAGCGAGGGAGTGACGAGTATCTGGCCCAAACGGAAACCCCGCAGTCCATGGAGCCTGCAGAACAACTCTTCGGTAGCCGCACAACCGTCGAGAGCGACGTCAAATCTTCACTCCAAGAACCAGACGAGCCCAGCGGCAAGGAGCGTCACCGACTCGTACAACGGCGAAACGTCATCAAAGAGCTGGTCGACACCGAGGCCGTCTTCGTTCGCGATATGAACATCGTCGAAGAGATATACAAAGGCACTGCAGAGGCTTGTCCGAAGCTGGACAGCAAGACTGTCAAGCTCATATTTCGCAACAGCGACGAGATTATCGATTTTCACACGGCTTTTCTCGCACAGCTCAaggatgccgtcgcgccTGTATACATGCCCAAGGGTGGGCGGACGCCTACGCTGAGGGAAGACTCCAGCATATTGTCGGACAATAGCCAGCGGAACTCTACAGACCCCAGCGATGTCAAGGACCGTGCGACATTGCTCGGGTCTGCGTTCCAGACCAACCTGGAGAAAATGAAGGCTGCTCACGAGGGCTTCCTACGCAACAGCGATCAAGCCGCCAAGCGCTTGATACAGATTCAGCAGGACGCAACCGTCAAGGTGTGGTTGAACGAGTGTAACGAAGTAGCAAAGgacttgacggcggcgtgggacTTGGACTCGCTCCTCATCAAGCCCATGCAGCGCATCACCAAGTATCCAAACCTCATTATCACCTTGCTGCAGCACACCCCGCAAGACCATCCCGATAGAGAGTCGCTCATGGCTGCCAAAGACGCACTGGAAACAGCCATCATTGAGATCAACAAGACCAAGAAGAACTTTGAGTTGGTCGGACAGATCGTCggcaggaagaggaaggaGTCGGACGTCAGAGCGGGATTCGCAAGAGCCTTTGGCAAGAAGGTCGACAAGCTTCAAGCACCGAATAGCCGCGTGCCGGAGGATGTCGAGTATGCGAAGCTAAACGAAAGATTCGGCGACGACTATTTACGTCTACAGGTTGTCCTCCGCGACGTGGAATTCTACACGAGACAGGTATCGGCGTACGTGCACGAGTTCCTTCAGTACATGTCATCGATCGAGCTCGTCATGCGACTGCAACCCGGCAGCTATCCCGAGCTGGAGAGCAAATGGGTGCAATTCAACATCTCGGTCCGCGACTTGGAGAAGGTTGCACTAGAAGACCAT CTCGCCCAAGTCCGCAAGCACGTCATTGAGCCGTTTGAGCACGTTATCAAGGCCTATGGCAACCCGTCGTTGGCCATGAAGAAGCGCCAGAAGCGCCGTCTGGACTACGAGCGCTCCGAGCTACTAAAGCGGGCAGGAAAATCAGTCGACCCCAAGCTAAAGGAGCTCGTGGAGCAATATGAGGCCCTCAATGACACGCTCAAGAAGGAGCTGCCAATGCTTTCCTCTCTTACTGAGCGGGTTGGGAACATCTGCCTCGGAAACTTTGTCAACATCCAGGCCAGCTGGTACGGAACGTGGAGGGACAAGATGAAGACGGTGCTCAGCGACAGTCCTGAGATgcccgagctcgacgaggtggtggcgacgtTTCAGCGCGACTTCCCCTATGCCCACGAGCAGGTGACAAGTATTAGCATCCTGAATCCCGCGAAATGGGGTATTTGGGCCAGGAACTCCCAATCAACGACGACAAGCCTGGATGACTCGACGCTCAGGTCGCGATCCCGACCCTCGGACGTTGAGACGCGCGATGGGGAGGTCTCGACGATCAGTGACACGGCACCGAGCTTGCCTTCGACCGACTttggccggcgccgaagcggGTCGCTGACGGGCAGCACAGGGCTCGGAAACGGCTCGATGCCTAATCCGCACCAATATTACTATCGCGACTACTACTCTGGTCTCCAGTCACAGCAAGGGAGCTTCGCCTCACCCAAGTCTCCGGAgttggcgggcagctcgcggTCGGCGGGAGGAACgggggcgacgtcgacgcgaCCAAGCACGGGCCGCAGCTTCGACTCGGCGGGGGTGCAGAGGCAGAGCTTGGAGTCGAGCCAGGCGCCCAGACGAGACTCGACAACGACGTACAACTCGAGCCACCAACCGCAAGAGAGTCGTAGGTTCTCCAATCTCTTCCACTCGGCTCTGCCGCTACCGGACGGGGCCGAGGAGAGCCAGCGGTCATCAAGGGCGTCATCGCGCGAGAGGAGGCGTGCGTCGGATGGATATAATATCctctggctggcggcgtcgctcTTCGAGTTCAATATTGCGACGACCAAGCACGAGGCGGGGTATCCCTACCTGACGTATcaggcgggcgag ATATTCGACGTGATTGCGGAAAAGGGTGAGCTCTGGTTGGCGAAGAACCAGGACGACCCGATGGACCAAGTTGGATGGATCTGGTCCAAGCACTTTGCAAAGCTAGCCGATTCATGA
- a CDS encoding uncharacterized protein (TransMembrane:11 (o20-40i52-70o90-115i136-154o166-185i222-240o276-294i324-344o350-373i437-459o487-506i)~EggNog:ENOG503NU40~COG:G), with translation MTYCTPYLLNLGLTKSNTSLIWIAGPLSGLVVQPIAGVIADENTSKWGRRRPLMVVSAVIVALSLLVLGFTRELVGLVFAGGENASRPTIFLAVVALYVVDFAINVVMSCSRSLIVDTLPLEMQQTGAAWASRMSSIGHMIGYAAGSIDLVQMLGTTLGSSQFQQLTVIAALAILGSTAVTCWAVTEKVLVMPKGATQAKGIMQVLRQIWSTVRHLPPRVQAICWAQFWSWIGWFPFLFYNTTWLGETYFRYDAPPEARQSKDALGDMGRIGSTSLFVYSCVTFIGAFALPLLVRSPDEGGFTQRPPQAIAGFVKKLNEKKPDLLTTWICGHLLFAAAMSFAPFARSFRFATFLVCLCGLPWTIAMWAPSALLGVEVNRLSGGGEDGAAYRRLSDEPGIELPNTGDAAVLLEDPMAGADAADVASTAELSGVYFGILNIYTTLPQFCGTFIATIVFSLLEPGKSPELSGDGGGGSADSGREASGPNAIAVCLFIGAMSTVVAAFATHKLRHL, from the exons ATGACGT ACTGCACGCCGTACCTCTTGAATCTCGGGCTGACCAAGAGCAACACATCCCTGATATGGATCGCCGGCCCGCTGTCGGGCCTAGTTGTCCAGCCCATcgcgggcgtcatcgccgacgagaaCACGTCTAAATGGGGCCGCAGGAGGCCGCTCATGGTTGTcagcgccgtcatcgtcgcttTGAGTCTGCTGGTGCTTGGATTCACGCGCGAGCTCGTGGGTCTCGTctttgccggcggcgagaacgCGAGTAGGCCGACCATATTCTTGGCCGTGGTAGCCTTATACGTCGTCGACTTTGCCATCAACGTCG TCATGTCGTGCTCCAGGAGCCTCATTGTCGACACGCTCCCACTCGAGATGCAACAGACAGGCGCGGCATGGG CCAGCCGCATGTCTTCCATCGGCCATATGATCGGCTATGCAGCCGGATccatcgacctcgtccagATGCTGGGCACCACCTTGGGCAGTTCCCAGTTCCAGCAGCTCActgtcatcgccgccctcgccatcctcggctcCACGGCCGTTACCTGCTGGGCCGTAACGGAGAAGGTGCTCGTCATGCCCAAAGGGGCCACTcaggccaagggcatcatGCAGGTGCTGAGGCAGATCTGGTCCACGGTGCGGCACCTCCCGCCGCGCGTGCAGGCCATCTGCTGGGCCCAGTTCTGGTCCTGGATCGGCTGGTTCCCCTTTCTCTTCTACAACACGACGTGGCTAGGTGAGACGTACTTCCGCtacgacgcgccgcccgaggcccGACAGTCCAAGGACGCGCTCGGCGACATGGGCCGCATCGGCAGCACGTCGCTGTTCGTCTACTCGTGCGTCACCTTTATCGGCGCATTTGCGCTGCCACTGCTGGTCAGGTCCCCTGACGAGGGGGGCTTCACGCAACGTCCACCGCAGGCGATTGCAGGGTTcgtcaagaagctcaacgagaagaagcccgaTCTCCTGACGACGTGGATATGCGGCCACctgctcttcgccgccgccatgtcgttTGCGCCGTTTGCGAGGAGCTTCCGCTTTGCGACGTTTCTTGTGTGCCTTTGCGGACT GCCATGGACTATCGCCATGTGGGCGCCATcagccctcctcggcgtcgaagTCAACCGGCTCAGCGGTGGAGgtgaggacggcgccgcgtACCGCCGACTGTCGGACGAGCCGGGCATAGAACTCCCCAACaccggcgacgccgctgtgCTCCTGGAGGACCCGATGGCCGGtgcagacgccgccgacgtcgcgtCCACGGCGGAGCTATCGGGCGTCTACTTTGGCATCCTCAACATCTACACCACGCTGCCGCAGTTCTGCGGCACCTTTATTGCGACCATAGTGTTCTCGCTGCTGGAGCCGGGGAAGAGCCCTGAGCTGtcaggcgacggcggcggcggctctgcagACTCGGGACGGGAGGCGAGCGGccccaacgccatcgccgtgtGCCTGTTCATCGGCGCCATGAGCACAGTGGTGGCGGCCTTTGCCACTCACAAGCTCAGGCATCTATga
- a CDS encoding uncharacterized protein (TransMembrane:12 (i16-35o55-76i88-106o126-151i172-190o202-221i258-276o312-330i360-380o386-409i473-495o523-542i)~EggNog:ENOG503NU40~COG:G), whose protein sequence is MATLVGSASIKGSTETVRMVLLTFATIGITFTWGIEMTYCTPYLLNLGLTKSNTSLIWIAGPLSGLVVQPIAGVIADENTSKWGRRRPLMVVSAVIVALSLLVLGFTRELVGLVFAGGENASRPTIFLAVVALYVVDFAINVVMSCSRSLIVDTLPLEMQQTGAAWASRMSSIGHMIGYAAGSIDLVQMLGTTLGSSQFQQLTVIAALAILGSTAVTCWAVTEKVLVMPKGATQAKGIMQVLRQIWSTVRHLPPRVQAICWAQFWSWIGWFPFLFYNTTWLGETYFRYDAPPEARQSKDALGDMGRIGSTSLFVYSCVTFIGAFALPLLVRSPDEGGFTQRPPQAIAGFVKKLNEKKPDLLTTWICGHLLFAAAMSFAPFARSFRFATFLVCLCGLPWTIAMWAPSALLGVEVNRLSGGGEDGAAYRRLSDEPGIELPNTGDAAVLLEDPMAGADAADVASTAELSGVYFGILNIYTTLPQFCGTFIATIVFSLLEPGKSPELSGDGGGGSADSGREASGPNAIAVCLFIGAMSTVVAAFATHKLRHL, encoded by the exons atggcgacgctcGTGGGGTCGGCGTCCATCAAGGGCAGCACCGAGACGGTGCGCATGGTGCTGCTGACCTTTGCGACGATTGGCATCAC CTTCACATGGGGCATTGAGATGACGT ACTGCACGCCGTACCTCTTGAATCTCGGGCTGACCAAGAGCAACACATCCCTGATATGGATCGCCGGCCCGCTGTCGGGCCTAGTTGTCCAGCCCATcgcgggcgtcatcgccgacgagaaCACGTCTAAATGGGGCCGCAGGAGGCCGCTCATGGTTGTcagcgccgtcatcgtcgcttTGAGTCTGCTGGTGCTTGGATTCACGCGCGAGCTCGTGGGTCTCGTctttgccggcggcgagaacgCGAGTAGGCCGACCATATTCTTGGCCGTGGTAGCCTTATACGTCGTCGACTTTGCCATCAACGTCG TCATGTCGTGCTCCAGGAGCCTCATTGTCGACACGCTCCCACTCGAGATGCAACAGACAGGCGCGGCATGGG CCAGCCGCATGTCTTCCATCGGCCATATGATCGGCTATGCAGCCGGATccatcgacctcgtccagATGCTGGGCACCACCTTGGGCAGTTCCCAGTTCCAGCAGCTCActgtcatcgccgccctcgccatcctcggctcCACGGCCGTTACCTGCTGGGCCGTAACGGAGAAGGTGCTCGTCATGCCCAAAGGGGCCACTcaggccaagggcatcatGCAGGTGCTGAGGCAGATCTGGTCCACGGTGCGGCACCTCCCGCCGCGCGTGCAGGCCATCTGCTGGGCCCAGTTCTGGTCCTGGATCGGCTGGTTCCCCTTTCTCTTCTACAACACGACGTGGCTAGGTGAGACGTACTTCCGCtacgacgcgccgcccgaggcccGACAGTCCAAGGACGCGCTCGGCGACATGGGCCGCATCGGCAGCACGTCGCTGTTCGTCTACTCGTGCGTCACCTTTATCGGCGCATTTGCGCTGCCACTGCTGGTCAGGTCCCCTGACGAGGGGGGCTTCACGCAACGTCCACCGCAGGCGATTGCAGGGTTcgtcaagaagctcaacgagaagaagcccgaTCTCCTGACGACGTGGATATGCGGCCACctgctcttcgccgccgccatgtcgttTGCGCCGTTTGCGAGGAGCTTCCGCTTTGCGACGTTTCTTGTGTGCCTTTGCGGACT GCCATGGACTATCGCCATGTGGGCGCCATcagccctcctcggcgtcgaagTCAACCGGCTCAGCGGTGGAGgtgaggacggcgccgcgtACCGCCGACTGTCGGACGAGCCGGGCATAGAACTCCCCAACaccggcgacgccgctgtgCTCCTGGAGGACCCGATGGCCGGtgcagacgccgccgacgtcgcgtCCACGGCGGAGCTATCGGGCGTCTACTTTGGCATCCTCAACATCTACACCACGCTGCCGCAGTTCTGCGGCACCTTTATTGCGACCATAGTGTTCTCGCTGCTGGAGCCGGGGAAGAGCCCTGAGCTGtcaggcgacggcggcggcggctctgcagACTCGGGACGGGAGGCGAGCGGccccaacgccatcgccgtgtGCCTGTTCATCGGCGCCATGAGCACAGTGGTGGCGGCCTTTGCCACTCACAAGCTCAGGCATCTATga